From a region of the Littorina saxatilis isolate snail1 unplaced genomic scaffold, US_GU_Lsax_2.0 scaffold_1698, whole genome shotgun sequence genome:
- the LOC138955017 gene encoding uncharacterized protein produces MHIRHIISTKQNITSIFIINMHSRHIFSTKQNIITSNFIIHMHIRHIINNKQNIIITSIFIIHMHIRQIISTINTNLLSTSLFITTNAQSPISTSLFIITTIAQNIIATISTSLFIITTQSPLSTSLFIITTQSPLSTSLFIITAIAHSPISTSLFIITTQSPLSASLFIITTQSPLSTSLFIITAIAHSPISTSLFIITTQSPLSTSLFIITTQNPLSASLFIITTQNPLSTSLFIITAIAHSPTSTSLFIITTHSPLPTSLFIITTHSPVSTSLFINSALSPTSTSLFIITMHSPTSTSLFIITTHSPVSTSLFINSALSP; encoded by the exons ATGCACATCAGACACATCATCAGCACCAAGCAAAACATCACATCTATTTTCATTATCAACATGCACAGCAGACACATCTTCAGTACCAAGCAAAACATCATCACATCTAATTTCATTATCCACATGCACATCAGacacatcatcaacaacaagcaaaacatCATCATCACATCTATTTTCATTATCCACATGCACATCAGACAAATCATCAGCACCATCAACACCAA TcttctctccacctccctcttcatcaccaCCAACGCGCAAAGTCctatctccacctccctcttcatcatcaccaccatcgcaCAAAATATTATCGCCActatctccacctccctcttcatcatcacaacacaaagtcctctctccacctccctcttcatcatcaccactcaaagtcctctctccacctccctcttcatcatcaccgcCATCGCGCACAGTCctatctccacctccctcttcatcatcacaacACAAAGTCCTCTCTCcgcctccctcttcatcatcaccactcaaagtcctctctccacctccctcttcatcatcaccgcCATCGCGCACAGTCctatctccacctccctcttcatcatcacaacacagagtcctctctccacctccctcttcatcatcaccactcAAAATCCTCTCTCcgcctccctcttcatcatcaccactcaaaatcctctctccacctccctcttcatcatcaccgcCATCGCGCACAGTCCtacctccacctccctctttaTCATCACCACGCACAGTCCTctccccacctccctcttcatcatcaccacgcACAGTCctgtctccacctccctcttcatcaacagCGCGCTCAGTCCtacctccacctccctcttcatcatcaccatgCACAGTCCtacctccacctccctcttcatcatcaccacgcACAGTCctgtctccacctccctcttcatcaacagCGCGCTCAGTCCTTAG